One genomic region from Accipiter gentilis chromosome Z, bAccGen1.1, whole genome shotgun sequence encodes:
- the ARK2C gene encoding E3 ubiquitin-protein ligase RNF165 isoform X1, which yields MVLVHVGYLVLPVFGSVRNRGAPFQRSQHPHATSCRHFHLGPQPQLSTDFTLPHAVQPQPGLTPHMAPAHQHSGPLHQPLAPVPALPFQDVAGPSFLPQALHQQYLLQQQLLEAQHRRLMPHPRRAQERMSVQPHRLHPSFDFSHQLQTPQPMGPQPRYLAEGTDWDLSVDAGLTHAQFQVRPVPQPYQHYLATPRMHHFPRSTSSTQMVVHEIRNYPYPQLQLLALQGLNPSRHTSAVRESYEELLQLEDRLGSVSRGAVQNTIERFTFPHKYKKARKLRAKFSKGSQPSPTQRVQFHPCPHLRRPQEGKAEQEDGEESDTDEKCTICLSMLEDGEDVRRLPCMHLFHQVCVDQWLATSKKCPICRVDIETQLGSDS from the exons GTGCTCCTTTTCAAAGGTCTCAGCATCCCCATGCTACCTCCTGCCGGCACTTCCACCTGGGTCCCCAGCCTCAGCTCTCCACCGACTTCACCCTGCCTCACGCGGTCCAGCCCCAGCCGGGGCTGACCCCCCACATGGCCCCCGCGCACCAGCACAGCGGTCCCCTCCACCAGCCCTTGGCACCGGTGCCAGCCCTGCCCTTCCAGGACGTGGCCGGACCCTCCTTCCTACCTCAGGCGCTTCACCAGCAATACCTCCTCCAGCAACAGCTTCTCGAGGCACAGCACCGCCGGCTCATGCCCCATCCCAG GCGGGCTCAGGAGCGCATGTCTGTTCAGCCTCACCGTCTACACCCCAGCTTTGACTTCAGCCACCAACTGCAAACTCCACAACCCATGGGCCCCCAGCCCAGGTATTTAGCCGAAGGCACGGACTG GGACCTCAGCGTCGATGCGGGACTGACTCACGCCCAGTTCCAGGTCCGGCCGGTCCCTCAGCCCTATCAGCATTACTTAGCTACACCTCGGATGCACCATTTCCCCAGAAGCACATCCTCGACACAGATG GTGGTTCACGAAATCAGAAATTACCCTTATCCTCAGCTTCAGTTACTCGCTCTTCAGGGACTGAACCCAAGCAGGCACACGTCTGCTGTGCGGGAGAGCTATGAA gagctgctgcagctggaggacagGCTGGGCAGCGTGAGCCGGGGTGCCGTCCAGAACACCATCGAGAGGTTCACCTTCCCCCACAAGTACAAGAAG GCTAGGAAGCTGCGGGCCAAATTTTCAAAAGGGTCTCAACCTTCTCCCACCCAGCGGGTGCAATTTCACCCCTGTCCGCACCTG AGAAGACCGCAGGAGGGCAAAGCTGAGCAAGAGGATGGAGAGGAGTCGGACACCGACGAGAAATGCACAATCTGTCTGTCCATGCTTGAAGATGGAGAAGACGTCAG GCGGTTGCCCTGTATGCATCTCTTCCACCAAGTGTGCGTGGACCAGTGGCTGGCCACCAGCAAGAAGTGCCCGATCTGCAGGGTGGACATTGAAACACAGCTCGGCTCGGACAGCTGA
- the ARK2C gene encoding E3 ubiquitin-protein ligase RNF165 isoform X2: MVLVHVGYLVLPVFGSVRNRGAPFQRSQHPHATSCRHFHLGPQPQLSTDFTLPHAVQPQPGLTPHMAPAHQHSGPLHQPLAPVPALPFQDVAGPSFLPQALHQQYLLQQQLLEAQHRRLMPHPRRAQERMSVQPHRLHPSFDFSHQLQTPQPMGPQPRYLAEGTDWDLSVDAGLTHAQFQVRPVPQPYQHYLATPRMHHFPRSTSSTQMVVHEIRNYPYPQLQLLALQGLNPSRHTSAVRESYEELLQLEDRLGSVSRGAVQNTIERFTFPHKYKKRRPQEGKAEQEDGEESDTDEKCTICLSMLEDGEDVRRLPCMHLFHQVCVDQWLATSKKCPICRVDIETQLGSDS; this comes from the exons GTGCTCCTTTTCAAAGGTCTCAGCATCCCCATGCTACCTCCTGCCGGCACTTCCACCTGGGTCCCCAGCCTCAGCTCTCCACCGACTTCACCCTGCCTCACGCGGTCCAGCCCCAGCCGGGGCTGACCCCCCACATGGCCCCCGCGCACCAGCACAGCGGTCCCCTCCACCAGCCCTTGGCACCGGTGCCAGCCCTGCCCTTCCAGGACGTGGCCGGACCCTCCTTCCTACCTCAGGCGCTTCACCAGCAATACCTCCTCCAGCAACAGCTTCTCGAGGCACAGCACCGCCGGCTCATGCCCCATCCCAG GCGGGCTCAGGAGCGCATGTCTGTTCAGCCTCACCGTCTACACCCCAGCTTTGACTTCAGCCACCAACTGCAAACTCCACAACCCATGGGCCCCCAGCCCAGGTATTTAGCCGAAGGCACGGACTG GGACCTCAGCGTCGATGCGGGACTGACTCACGCCCAGTTCCAGGTCCGGCCGGTCCCTCAGCCCTATCAGCATTACTTAGCTACACCTCGGATGCACCATTTCCCCAGAAGCACATCCTCGACACAGATG GTGGTTCACGAAATCAGAAATTACCCTTATCCTCAGCTTCAGTTACTCGCTCTTCAGGGACTGAACCCAAGCAGGCACACGTCTGCTGTGCGGGAGAGCTATGAA gagctgctgcagctggaggacagGCTGGGCAGCGTGAGCCGGGGTGCCGTCCAGAACACCATCGAGAGGTTCACCTTCCCCCACAAGTACAAGAAG AGAAGACCGCAGGAGGGCAAAGCTGAGCAAGAGGATGGAGAGGAGTCGGACACCGACGAGAAATGCACAATCTGTCTGTCCATGCTTGAAGATGGAGAAGACGTCAG GCGGTTGCCCTGTATGCATCTCTTCCACCAAGTGTGCGTGGACCAGTGGCTGGCCACCAGCAAGAAGTGCCCGATCTGCAGGGTGGACATTGAAACACAGCTCGGCTCGGACAGCTGA